From Bos mutus isolate GX-2022 chromosome 5, NWIPB_WYAK_1.1, whole genome shotgun sequence, one genomic window encodes:
- the TPI1 gene encoding triosephosphate isomerase, which produces MDQDAEGAGFCISALYISGQWPRGRAAPDLQRACSSAMAPSRKFFVGGNWKMNGRKNNLGELINTLNAAKVPADTEVVCAPPTAYIDFARQKLDPKIAVAAQNCYKVANGAFTGEISPGMIKDLGATWVVLGHSERRHVFGESDELIGQKVAHALAEGLGVIACIGEKLDEREAGITEKVVFEQTKVIADNVKDWSKVVLAYEPVWAIGTGKTATPQQAQEVHEKLRGWLKSNVSDAVAQSARIIYGGSVTGATCKELASQPDVDGFLVGGASLKPEFVDIINAKQ; this is translated from the exons ATGGACCAGGACGCAGAGGGGGCGGGTTTCTGCATCTCCGCGCTCTATATAAGCGGCCAGTGGCCGCGAGGGCGCGCTGCTCCTGACCTTCAGCGTGCCTGCTCCTCAGCCATGGCGCCCTCCAGGAAGTTCTTCGTTGGGGGGAACTGGAAGATGAACGGGAGGAAGAACAATCTGGGGGAACTCATCAACACTCTGAACGCGGCCAAGGTGCCAGCCGACACCG aggTGGTTTGCGCACCCCCCACCGCCTACATTGACTTCGCCCGGCAGAAGCTAGATCCCAAGATTGCCGTGGCTGCGCAGAACTGTTACAAAGTGGCCAATGGGGCCTTTACGGGGGAGATCAG cCCTGGCATGATCAAAGATCTTGGAGCCACGTGGGTAGTCCTGGGGCACTCCGAGAGAAGGCATGTCTTTGGGGAGTCAGATGAG CTGATTGGGCAGAAAGTGGCCCATGCCCTGGCAGAGGGACTTGGAGTGATTGCCTGCATTGGGGAGAAGTTAGATGAGAGGGAAGCTGGCATCACGGAGAAGGTCGTTTTCGAGCAAACCAAGGTCATCGCAG ATAACGTGAAGGATTGGAGCAAGGTTGTCTTGGCCTATGAGCCTGTGTGGGCCATTGGTACTGGCAAGACGGCAACACCGCAACAG GCCCAGGAAGTACACGAAAAGCTCCGGGGATGGCTTAAGTCCAACGTCTCTGATGCAGTGGCTCAGAGTGCCCGCATCATTTATGGGG GTTCTGTGACGGGGGCAACCTGCAAGGAGCTGGCAAGCCAGCCTGATGTGGATGGCTTCCTTGTGGGCGGTGCTTCCCTCAAGCCTGAGTTCGTTGACATCATCAATGCCAAACAATAA
- the SPSB2 gene encoding SPRY domain-containing SOCS box protein 2 isoform X2, whose amino-acid sequence MGQTALAGGSSDPSTPQALYPDRSRPEGLEELLSAPPPDLGAQRRHGWNPKDCSENIEVKEGGLCFERRPVAQSTDGARGKRGYSRGLHAWEISWPREQRGTHAVVGVATARAPLQADHYAALLGSNSESWGWDIGRGKLYHQSKGPGAPQYPPGPQGEPLEVPERLLVVLDMEEGTLGYAVGGTYLGPAFRGLKGRTLYPAVSAVWGQCQVRINYLGERRAEPHSLRHLSRLSVRHALGDTRLGLVSTLPLPPALKRYLLYQ is encoded by the exons ATGGGCCAGACGGCCTTGGCAGGGGGCAGCAGCGACCCCTCCACCCCACAGGCCCTGTACCCTGACAGGTCTCGTCCCGAGGGCTTGGAGGAGCTGCTGTCTGCTCCCCCTCCTGACCTGGGGGCCCAGAGGCGCCACGGCTGGAACCCCAAGGACTGCTCGGAGAACATCGAGGTCAAGGAAGGGGGCTTGTGCTTTGAACGGCGGCCCGTGGCCCAGAGCACTGATGGGGCCCGGGGGAAGAGGGGCTACTCGAGGGGCCTGCACGCCTGGGAGATCAGCTGGCCCCGGGAACAGAGGGGCACCCACGCCGTGGTGGGCGTGGCCACAGCCCGCGCCCCGCTGCAGGCTGACCACTATGCGGCGCTGCTGGGTAGCAACAGCGAGTCGTGGGGCTGGGACATTGGGCGGGGGAAACTGTACCATCAGAGCAAGGGGCCTGGGGCCCCCCAGTATCCACCTGGACCTCAGGGTGAGCCGCTGGAGGTGCCAGAGAGGCTGCTGGTGGTACTGGACATGGAGGAGGGAACTCTGGGCTACGCTGTCGGGGGCACCTACCTGGGGCCGGCCTTCCGCGGACTGAAGGGCAGGACCCTCTATCCAGCAGTAAGCGCGGTCTGGGGCCAGTGCCAGGTCCGCATCAACTACCTGGGCGAAAGGAGAG CGGAACCACACTCCCTTCGGCACCTGAGCCGCCTGAGCGTGCGCCACGCCCTGGGGGACACCCGGCTAGGCCTCGTTtccaccctgcccctgccccctgccctgaaGCGCTACCTGCTCTACCAGTGA
- the SPSB2 gene encoding SPRY domain-containing SOCS box protein 2 isoform X1, protein MGQTALAGGSSDPSTPQALYPDRSRPEGLEELLSAPPPDLGAQRRHGWNPKDCSENIEVKEGGLCFERRPVAQSTDGARGKRGYSRGLHAWEISWPREQRGTHAVVGVATARAPLQADHYAALLGSNSESWGWDIGRGKLYHQSKGPGAPQYPPGPQGEPLEVPERLLVVLDMEEGTLGYAVGGTYLGPAFRGLKGRTLYPAVSAVWGQCQVRINYLGERRGEAWDGCGASVRSLVAVVWDGCSAPYNHRGNGPSSDWSATQFSARIG, encoded by the coding sequence ATGGGCCAGACGGCCTTGGCAGGGGGCAGCAGCGACCCCTCCACCCCACAGGCCCTGTACCCTGACAGGTCTCGTCCCGAGGGCTTGGAGGAGCTGCTGTCTGCTCCCCCTCCTGACCTGGGGGCCCAGAGGCGCCACGGCTGGAACCCCAAGGACTGCTCGGAGAACATCGAGGTCAAGGAAGGGGGCTTGTGCTTTGAACGGCGGCCCGTGGCCCAGAGCACTGATGGGGCCCGGGGGAAGAGGGGCTACTCGAGGGGCCTGCACGCCTGGGAGATCAGCTGGCCCCGGGAACAGAGGGGCACCCACGCCGTGGTGGGCGTGGCCACAGCCCGCGCCCCGCTGCAGGCTGACCACTATGCGGCGCTGCTGGGTAGCAACAGCGAGTCGTGGGGCTGGGACATTGGGCGGGGGAAACTGTACCATCAGAGCAAGGGGCCTGGGGCCCCCCAGTATCCACCTGGACCTCAGGGTGAGCCGCTGGAGGTGCCAGAGAGGCTGCTGGTGGTACTGGACATGGAGGAGGGAACTCTGGGCTACGCTGTCGGGGGCACCTACCTGGGGCCGGCCTTCCGCGGACTGAAGGGCAGGACCCTCTATCCAGCAGTAAGCGCGGTCTGGGGCCAGTGCCAGGTCCGCATCAACTACCTGGGCGAAAGGAGAGGTGAGGCCTGGGACGGGTGTGGGGCGAGTGTTCGGTCCCTGGTGGCTGTGGTTTGGGATGGATGCTCAGCACCTTACAACCACAGAGGGAATGGGCCATCATCTGACTGGTCTGCTACTCAGTTCAGTGCCAGGATTGGCTAA